From Cucumis melo cultivar AY chromosome 3, USDA_Cmelo_AY_1.0, whole genome shotgun sequence:
cggctcgactcggctcggtaCAAAAactttacgcgtgcggctcggcttgcgacaggagggagacgcggctcagcttgtggtgcaggcggcgcggcttgcacgaGGGCGCGACTCAGTTACGCAGAAGCACGCGGCGCGACTCACACGCGGACGCGGATCATACGCGTACGCAGCTCGGTTACCCggatgcacgcgggcgcgggtcgagCGACGGGCTTCGCGGCTCCGACGGCTAGCGCACGGCGGTGTGGCTCGGATCGGGGTGCGACGCGGCTTACGACTTGGCTGAGGGGCGACGCGGACGATGGAAGATCGGCTGGCGGAATCGGGCAGCTGACGGCGCGAGTCAGACGGCTTGAGGTCGGCGGGACAGATGCGGgcgcggcgtgcggcggctcgGCTTGATCTGTTCTCCGACGCGCGAAGGTGACGCTgactcggcttcgggcgacggctgcAAGAGATGGCTGCAGACACGGCGCGGCGTGCGTAGCTAATCCTAGGCGTGCGGCGGCTTGACTCAGTTGAATTCTCCGGCGCGGGTGGGAGGGTGGCGTCGGCTCGGTGGCGGCGACTATGGTGGAAGCAAGGtggggctagggttttttttccttGGGAAGATAGAGGAGTTTCACGCCTCCCAATGcctcctttttaaaagaattaaaataattaaaaaatttaataaaaccCACACAaaaccttcttttcttcttttattacaaatttcttttctattttaatcCAATGGCaaccctcctctctctctcttcaataaagccacccttgaccctttccaaggcaattaattaatttgttattcacaattaattagattatttcatccttaacttcaataattaaaaaaaatcaaccaaGGAAAACTTTACCCTTACATTAAGTATAAGGTCCACAATAATCCAATtccataacaatttgaattaaggaaaaaaaactcTTGAGGTGAACAAATGAAACTCTAATTTGCTGGGGCGTTACATCATGTGTGCAATTCAAATGCCCAAATATCCAATGTTTCATGCTATAACAAAACGTATAGAGCTAGACTGTCATTTTGTGCGTGAAATGGTAGCTCTTGGTTCTTTGATTACGAGATATATGTACGTTCTCATCAACAACTTGGCCACGTATTTACCAAACTGCTTGCAAAGGGTACCTTCAAGGATTTATCTAACAAACTAGGAGTTGGCGAAGTCCCTACCTCCAGTTTGAGAAATGATGCAAAAACTCTTGGCCTAAACAACTTACAGCAAGCCAATAAGGAAACTAATGGAAAACACCACCAAAGAAATTGTTGGTCATAGGGATGGATGCAGTAATCAAGCACACATGATTGACAACAACTCATCCCACCCAAAAGGTAATTACTTACCGTTGCCaataattttccttttataCATGATTTGCTTGATTTTCTTGTTATGCCAAAAATATAGACTTCCCTTTTATTTCTCTTAAATGTGCAAGTTTAAATTGGTAATAGCTTTGTATAATCAAACCAGAGTAACAAATCGCAGATTACAGAAATTTTCTTATAAGATTTGGAGTGATTAATACAACCTTGAAATTATACAAAGCGTTCACTCATATGAACCTCAAAGGAACCAATCTCAACACAGACTTAGCACGCCATGGAACTTGTTACATAAACATGATATTTAAGTTTTGCGTGTCATAAACAAGTCAAGCGTACTCCAATAAGAAACACCCTAACCTTGagattaaacttaaaatttattttagtcAACATTCACCATATAGTGGGCATAAACCGTTCTAATCTGATTACAAACAATACtgaaaaaaagaatcagaattATTACAATACATCTAAACTGCATACAACCGTTCTGGTGTTTAATACCCACTTCTTTTCTCGTTTCCTGAGTGAGGAGAATGAAACTGTACGGAAAATGTATGATAAGATAACACCCATAAGGACAGTAACCGTGTAGAGAGCAACTGAAGGGCTGTGTGTTTTCCTCCATGTTTATTTGTCATTTTCATGATCGAAATTTATTCCGCTGTATCGACTGTTTTTCTAGACTTCCAAACATGTTTAAGCTATTAACAGATGGATAATAGAAAATACATGATGCTTGATTGAACGTTCATAATATCTTTAAGAAAGCGtgtataaataaaataaagtcaTCTTCCACGGTGGATGTGAGTCAAAATTCGAGCTTTTATGCTATCCCCAGCGGTATTCATAGTGCCACTCACCGCAAAATGTTCGGATTCTGGAGCTTCAACATCCAACAAGCATACCATTTCCTCTGCGTTggacaaattattattattaacccATGAATGTTGAACTTGCATTAATCGTACTCTCTCCAACTCCATAGCCACTTCCTTCATGTTGGGTCGCTCTTCCCCTTTAATTCTCACACACTTCTTTGCTACCTTGGCCACTTCTTtaatttcttcaaaatttgCCTCTTTCACCATCATCCTCTTCTCCACAACTTCTTCCAACCGGTCTTCCTTCATTGCACAAAGAACATACATTGCTAGATTCCTCTCCTCTTCTGGCCCATCAAAACACACCGCCTTCTTCCCGGTTATAAGCTCTAACAACACTATTCCAAAGCTATACACGTCGCTCTTCTCCGTCAACTCACTTGTTAACAAGTACTCTGGGTCTAAATACCCTAATGTCCCTTGCACCATCGTGGATAATTGTGTTTGATCCATTGGAACCAACTTCGACGCTCCAAAATCAGAGACCTTTGCAGTGTAATTGTCATCTAAAAGTATGTTTGTCGTCTTGATATCTCTATGTATAATCGGAGTAGAAGCTGAAGAATGTAAATACGAAAGCACACCTGCAGTCTCCAATGCTATTTTCAGACGAGCTTCCCATAAAAGAGAAGAATACTTGGTTTTGTCATGGATATGTTCAAAGAGGGTGCCATTGGCTATAAACTCATACACCAACAATGGGACTTGTGTCTCTAAACAACAGCCCAAGAGTCTAACCACATTGCGATGATTGATTTGAGACAAAACAATCACTTCGTTAATGAATTGGTCAGTTTGAGATTGGTCtataaattttgatttcttgattGCCACTGTCAAACCATCCTCTAAGACTCCTTTATAAACGGTACCATACCCACCTTTACCAACAATAGTGCTATTGTCGTAGTTTTTAGTGGCCTTCTCCAACTCTTCTTGGGTGAAAATTCTGACCATTTCATTTGGGGATTGCCATTGAGAAAGTTGTCGCTGAAGTATGAAACCTCCATTTTCTTCGAAaaatttctctttccttttgaTGAACTTCCACTTTTTGTAACCCAAGAATATCCAACTGCTACCAATTACAAAAACTGTGAATCCTACTCCAATCCCTATATTTTATGCagattaattatttatattccaATCAATATATGGAGAATTAAAATATACACAAAATTTGATAAATATTACAAAACATAAAAGCTTACCAATTATGATTGGAAGGAAAGCCTTGTAATCTCGAGTGCAACCTTCTCCCCCATGTCTTCCATCTCCTTTAAAGTTTTTAGGACATTTGCACGTATAGTTTCCGATTGTGTTAACGCACTTGCTCTTGTATTTACACTGATTCAGTTTTTCATCCTTACATTCATCTATGTCTGAAAAATATCCCGTAATGGATCAATAAAGTTATTATAAACGCTCAAATAGTTTTAAATCTTTGTTATATAATTGTTTCctgttttattgtttttagattataaatttttttgttttcttacacAACTTTATTACCATGGTTATCTGTTCTTCCCTAATTAAATACTATAATTCTAAACTGATTtcaaaaacaatatatatatatatatatagagaagtgtaatttttattttcatcagTAAAACTTCAAACCTGAAAAATCATAGCGAATGTTACTTTACTTTTACAATGTTGTTTCAACAACAtagaaaaagaataaacaatGATGTTTGGAACATTATACGGAATGTGCTAGTACGAAATTTATGGAACATGGTAAAGTGATGACATTACAACAAcaatgttttaattaaattaaactttcaTGTCTAAGTTTCTTGGTTTGTTAGTTCCTTTTAAACTTTAACCGATCTTTTAATAAACCAAGCTAatgacttttatttttaaaattttatttctcCTTTTTAAGTTTGATAAAAAATACAAGTTAAGTTTTGTACAAATCATACTAAGAAATTGAGAAGTaataaataaacttaattttcatgTACTCTAAACCCAAAAGATAAATATGGATATCATCATACTTTTTAAGAAGGTAATTGTAATAGGTAACATTTTGAagattaataattaagtatatataacaacatctttaaagaaattgaaggtataacaaaatcttttaaatttagACCATATCGTTGATAGATTCCTATTAGTAATATGGCCTACTATCATTTCTATATCCCAaacccaaatttaaattttgttatacatTACAAATTTTTTTGGACTGTGTTATATATgcaaatactttattttttaattcctcttaaaaagagaaattattGTAATGACAAAAATGTTGgaaatataaaatatagcaaattaaATTTTTGGATTTTATCACTGATATATAGACACTATTAGAAGTTGATAGTATTTATCATGACGTCAATAGAAATTCATCAATGTTTATCTTCAATACAATCtcactttttgttatttttataaatgttttggttcatttttttacatttaaaaatatcattaaaaacttatttatgtttttgaaattttgtaaaaaaaaaaaaaaaaggtaaactcttttccttaaaataaaTTATGTAAACTTTTCAAGAAACGGAGAAAAAATATACCTAGTCAACCAAAACTAAAATAGTAATCAAATAATGTCAACTCAATCCAATAGAAGGAAAGTTGTTGGTCAAATATGAATTAATGATAATGAATTAGTTTATTGCTTGACTGTCATTtttctactaaaaaaatatCCAATTTGATCAATTCTTTGATACCATGTTGACTTTTATGGTTGTCTTTCCCTCTCAGCTTGTTTACATCGAATAGTTGTTGAAGCTTCTCTCTCTCTCGCTTTTATCTCTATGCATTGGTTAACTTTGTCATCTCCAAAATTTGTAAAACATGTCCCTCTTTATCCAGCTTTACATATATTCTACTTTAATTGTTCGATGATCATAGAATGATAGAAATACACTAAttgtcaaaattaaattattggaGTGCACTTCCTAATCCCTTCAACATACAGTTTGTGCATATCAGAAACTCCCAAACGAACCTTTTCTTATCTCTTAAATTTTCTGTCCCTAATTCTTTCTAGCTTGGTGTGTTCACTTTATAAATATAACTCATTCCCCTTCTCTATCACTTATTTCTTAATTTCTCTCTAAATTTCAAACCTGTTTTCCTCTCTATATAATTTCTGTTATTAAcgtatttgttttaaaattatatagaGAGACGGCAATATTTGGGTGCACGAGATAGCTATTGTTTTAAAAGTAGAGATAGAATAGGATTTTTTACCTTGACAACCTTGTGGGAGATATGGATTCCCTTGAAAACCCTCGAAGCATTGGCAATGAAATTTAGATCCATCATTAGAGAAGCTACTATTCCTTTCACTATGCGATCCACAATCAAAATTAGTTTCATTTCCAATAGCCCAACTAGTCACAACTTCAACTTCCACATCTTTAAAACTCTCCGTATACTTAGATTCGAACTCAAACCCTTCATCTCCAACCACAAAAGCATGCCCACAAGGATTGTACTTGATGAAAGTGAGATCAGGCAAGAGTTGACCCACAAACAAACTCAAATCCATTAATCCATTTGGAATCTCCAACTCACAACATCCATTCCCATTGCACACTCCATCATCTGTACTACTGTCCTTTAAACATAATGAAATACACCCAGTTAGAAATTCACTTCCGTTTAGTATCCCGCCAAATAAACCAAACGTATTGCAACCGATGGCCACGAACTTGTTTTTGCCATCCGCAATCGGTAAGGTCGTCGGTACCGAAAGATTGGTTGAGTTGGGGACAAAAGGACCGTCTACTGGCACTTCCGCGTAACAATATCGGACTATGGGCTGCAACATGTGGAGCTCGCCGTTGAGTGATATCTTGGTAACGCTAATGTTTGTGTCCATTAGAAACGCCATCGGAGGGCTAGTGGTTTTGTTGCATGTAATCAAGAATGATTGGCTGAGATAACATCCTTGTTTTAATCCGAATGGATATGGAATTTGCAGGTCGCCGCACCATTCGTCACAGTCAGGTAAGGCTTGTGAGGAAGCTACTACTATGGCGGTTGATAATATGATTGTCACAACTCTTACAACCGTATTCGTCCATCGTCCCATTATTTAGTTTGGAGGAAACGATTTCAATGGAGGAGAGAATTTTTGGAATTGTATTTAAGATCAATTAAGTTGGGATTAAGGCGAATGTTTCGattttttccatcttttaaAGTCTTAACCAAAGCTGTTTTAGTTTATCTCATATGTCGTTTTCATTTTAGGTAGGCCTATATATTAAAGTCAATCTTCCAGAAACTTTACCTTACGTCCAGGAATAAAAGAACAAACGTTATGAGAtcattgtttttcatttttaaaatttgaaattcacAAAATGTTCATTAGtgctgtttttctttttaaaataataataatgagtcttatttaagaaaaattggtgTAGGTCGCAAATTAACATTTGAAGTACTTTGATCACATATGACATTTATTAGTGTTTGAAGAATCTACCAAGTGTATATTTGCATTCAAACAAAGTGTATCAAGAATATCAAATATATCCAAATATAACCGGTGTATCGTGCATGCTTATCGATGTGTATGGTATATTAAttgtacttttttttaatttcatggGTTCAACTTGCTTTTAACCTttgtaaaaataataaagtcTATTTTATGGACCTAACGTTTAAAActtattttacttatttttctaAATCTGCATGAAGCTCATTCTTTAAACAGTTGTTTTCAAATAATATAGGTaaacaaatcaaaatatttacaaatatattaaaatattacaatttatcTTTATGTCTATTATAACATAGATAGAAACATATAGTAGTTCATCGTgatctattatttttttctatcataTATCACATATAGAAATAAGTGGTGTATCTTGAACTATTTAAAACATATTTGTAATATtatctatatttataaatatttttaataattttattatttaaaataatttttcttattaCAATATTTGGTAAGCTACCATTTGTATAGTCTATtatcatcatatatatatatttactaaTTCATTAGAGCAATGACTGTAATGAAGCTTCTCTAAAGGTGTGACTACATGGTCTCTCTTGAGGAATCTTTTATTTGAGGGGAATGTTCATATTTTTAAGAATAGGTGTTATATAGAAATAACaaacgaagaaaaaaaaatatataaatagtaaaaaatcaATACAAAACTTTATGCATCACTTGTTAAGATTTATGTCCTAAATCTTGTGATTTGTaatgtttaaaataattatttatttaattaaaaaaacaagaaGTCAAGACTACATAActcactagtagaaaaatggcctacgatgacagttaaatgctgtcatagAAAGGTTTCATGACAGTTATTTGAAGTCTTTGATGCGGTAGTCATAGAAAGTATTTAATGACAGTTCGAAAAAACTGTCATGAAAGACGTTTTTTATGATTGAAAATAAATGTCAAGGATCTCTTATTTTATGAtagataataactgtcattatttagattttatgacaaataataactgtcattacttatatttatgacagataataactctcattatttatattttataatagataataactgttattatttatcttttatgacaaataataaatgtcattatttataatttatgacAATGATTAACTGTCCTCATTTCACCTACCAGaactttaattaactgtcaCAAATACCTTTTCAATGacagtttttttaaaattcaaatgtcataattttttttcagtCCCTGTTTTTCTTACCCTACTTTTTTTTTCAGTCACTGTTTTTCTTGTCGCCTTGTCATTAACTGACCAATTCAAGCACAAAGTACTTTACAACACACCCACATGAAAACAAACTGTCaacgctttaatatatatacgttAACATACACTTCGTAATATTTGTACAATTGTTGGTAAAAGGTTTGTACAATGATAGAATAAACATACATGTTTTGGTAACAataagctatttaaataagtaactttcaatgaaaattttgctaccaaacctacaaaaaagccTATAAATCATTCAATTGCTCCAATATGGCTTCACTACTCCGATAGATTATTGTCTTTATCTAATGAACTGTTAATAAATACTCTGCTAATACAACAAAGATTGGAGTTAATAATACTAGTTTTCGTTTTCTTTTCTACCCCAGACTTACTACTTCCATCACTGCTCGTTTCCTTTTTTATGACTCCGCATCACTATCGGCACCACACCTTctgtaaaattttagcattttatgtgaattttttttcaggattttaaaattttgtagatgatgaaataataatataatattatttatcttattattattattattatttattattatcattataatttaatattaatacctttatttgtattgaatattatattcattatttgatattaatattattataattaattaatattaatattgtattattaattttatttttattatttaatattttcttttattatttatattattattattattattatttatttattttgtttaatatatatatatataataataatatttttttaaaaaaaaaccctaaaggcGCGCGATGTCACAAttgtaacttctcaacacgattgtgcggcacttgcttaactcaatcagcaagtcagccgttcgataatcggaatccgcggacaaactcgcggtatgacgtagcctccctccccgttcttgggaaaatgtttttataaaacgggagagagaaagtaaatagttgaaaacgtcataaagaaagcattgaagactgtcaattgcaaggaaaataactcagcatgcaaagagtgcgacaaggcttgggcgggggtcgaactgttcatgtaccccctatagtacatattgagaattttggccttggcaggcttgcatatgaaaaagccgaaatgtcacactgtgactcggcgagacctaaacgaaagaattaacctaaactactttcaagacataaagataaagtgatttgggggtattcgggcatacggccaacggcaaataatacgttggacaattatgcccctgaCATTCTCTCCCACTTAAACGGTTGACGTcctcgtcaactggcgaagctggagctcttcgGTCTTCTGCATCCACGCTTCAAAATCTTCGACAGGTCTTCCACTGGTTACCTCCACGAGGGGCTTCTTCCGCTGCACCAGGAATTTATGTACctccctcgtgggccttctacCAATCCTTACTCAGTCAGTAAGGGCTTGCTCGACTTCTCTGTCTTCCTCCAGGTCCAGGTTGACAGATGATCGTACGACATTGTAGCACCGTTAAATGGGAGCTTGGTCTTCCACTCGGGCTCAAGAGGGCATCGCTCTCGATCTACCCCCTCCTccatcggccttgaagcttcttctaggcacactcGAGTGATGTTGGCCATCTATTCCCATTCCTCCTCAACTCTGTGAACTTGAGGGCGGTCCCCTACGTAAGGACCATCAGCAAGAGGCGGCAATACAGGATGCCTCTTACCTTTAATCTCAAACAGACTTCTCTTGCTCGGCGAGTCTGTCTGAGCAATATGACCGAATTGGGTTACCTTCAGCAGttgaacccaattcttttgtttgccatcaacacaatgatgcaGGTATTCTTCGAGCACACCGCTGAGTTGCTCGGCTTCGACTTTAGAAGTCTTGGTCACATCGAAGACCCCAAGACTTGGCCCCTCGATCAAGGATTGCTTCGAACAATTGAAGGCGACCCGACACTCGAGGTTCTCGCGCCACTGAGTGTCATCTTCTCTCGACAACCCACCTTGGTGGCACTCACCCACATGAATCGGCACGCTCACCTGGCCCTGCACAGAATAACACTTTCCTCCCTTGGCATCAGTAAGACTCAACGGCACCACGGGGAACTCGTATGCTTCGCGCCGAGTGACACAATTTTTCTCGAGTCCCTTTGCCTCCGTTGTCCTTACTCGACATTGCCTCGGTCGGTCGTCTGACTTTGGGAGATGCTTCAGTCCACGTGGGCCGCCATCAACACactgttgtgggcttctgtccttcttcttcaggGAAAGGACGCGGGCTCCATACGGAGCTTGTACGGGTATACTACACCCTGTATTCGACAACATCTCTGATGGTTTCCGAAGTTTGGTCAACTCCGGCGGTGCcatgcgataagcattcttcgcatgcGCTTTTGCCTCTGATGGCGGCTCTTTCCCATGGTCGGTCCTCCTTCGCCTCGACGAGGACTTGGGCCAGCTATTTGGCGTCACACCATGGTGCTTCTTCGAGACACAAAGAGTGTCCTTGGGGACTGTCTCCCTCGGCTTTTCTAACGCCCCAAGCAGGATATCCGCAGATGGTGGTTCCTCTTGGGCGCGACTCTCGTCTAGTTGCATGGCCGATATCATTTTGAACCCGTTAGGCTGACGAATATCTGCTTGTACTACTGTGGGAAAAGATTCGGAGATCGCTAGACATTTAGCTGAAGGCATTGGGatgacttgatgttcaaggaggaactcTATTCTCAGTACTACATCaaagtcgtccatctttacaactACAAAGTCTACGGGGCCTTTCCATCCTCCCAATTTTATCGTCGTTCGCTTCACCAACCCTACGATAGGTAGGGCAACGGAATTCACGGCCTTCATCCTTcctgaatccttctcccaaCGGAGCCTTAGACGTCTAGCTTCCGGCTCAGTTATGAAGTTGTGGGTTGCACCAGAATCAACCATAGTGCTCTTAGTCtgcttttggttgatccaggtgtcaacaaGTAAGCCCCCTTTCGATGGCACGTGGCTCTCCCCTGACTTTTTTTGGAGAGATGACATGTATTTTATGGCCCCTATTCGGGTCTTTTCGCCCCCATCTATCAGGCCCGCTTCATCCTCGACTTGATTTGACTTATCGTCTGAATCCACAATTAAAGAGGCCTGAAACGCATGGAAGTCGACTTTGTTCGGGCATTCCCTTGCCAAATGGGGCCCCtgacatatgaaacaactgaggggACGCTTGGTTGGGCTTCGATCATTCGGCCTCCGCCATGTATTTTCAGTGGTTGACTGGTAAGGTTTGCGGTCCTTACCAGAACGTTTGTCTCCCCCGACAGCTTTGGGAGAGCTCGGGCGACTATCCCTGTTCCTTCTTGGTGAGGAACGTTGGTTACGTCTCGcatcttgagagtcacttgtcagatcgaacaaccgttcggctgctgcatatgctgacgtgaggtcctggaccctttgttcatacaacttggccctcgcccacggtttcagaccttcgacaaaatagaaaactttgtctttctctgacatatccCGGATGTCTAGCATTAACCCTGCAAACTGCTTCACGTACTCCCGAATCaggatttccacattctcgggGAAAAATTGTGAGCGGAGTTCTCTCTTCAGGGCGTCCCAAGTATCTACAGTGCAACGTCCTTCCTGTATGTCTAcgtatcgggacctccaccacaactttgcatcttcagacagatgcatcgttgcCAATGTCACTTTGGCTTCTTCGGTGACGGTGTTTGTAGCCTTGAAGTACTGTTCAAGGTCGAAAATGTAGTTCTCTAGGGCCTTTGCATCCCTTACCctacagaagggctttggttctggGACTTTTACTTTGCTAACCGAAATTGATCCTCCAGCTGGAGCTTGgcttgccattgctcgcatcgtGAGACTCAGTCTTGCGTTCACGTCTGCGATTTCATtcctaacgacatcgaggg
This genomic window contains:
- the LOC103485677 gene encoding wall-associated receptor kinase 2-like, giving the protein MGRWTNTVVRVVTIILSTAIVVASSQALPDCDEWCGDLQIPYPFGLKQGCYLSQSFLITCNKTTSPPMAFLMDTNISVTKISLNGELHMLQPIVRYCYAEVPVDGPFVPNSTNLSVPTTLPIADGKNKFVAIGCNTFGLFGGILNGSEFLTGCISLCLKDSSTDDGVCNGNGCCELEIPNGLMDLSLFVGQLLPDLTFIKYNPCGHAFVVGDEGFEFESKYTESFKDVEVEVVTSWAIGNETNFDCGSHSERNSSFSNDGSKFHCQCFEGFQGNPYLPQGCQDIDECKDEKLNQCKYKSKCVNTIGNYTCKCPKNFKGDGRHGGEGCTRDYKAFLPIIIGIGVGFTVFVIGSSWIFLGYKKWKFIKRKEKFFEENGGFILQRQLSQWQSPNEMVRIFTQEELEKATKNYDNSTIVGKGGYGTVYKGVLEDGLTVAIKKSKFIDQSQTDQFINEVIVLSQINHRNVVRLLGCCLETQVPLLVYEFIANGTLFEHIHDKTKYSSLLWEARLKIALETAGVLSYLHSSASTPIIHRDIKTTNILLDDNYTAKVSDFGASKLVPMDQTQLSTMVQGTLGYLDPEYLLTSELTEKSDVYSFGIVLLELITGKKAVCFDGPEEERNLAMYVLCAMKEDRLEEVVEKRMMVKEANFEEIKEVAKVAKKCVRIKGEERPNMKEVAMELERVRLMQVQHSWVNNNNLSNAEEMVCLLDVEAPESEHFAVSGTMNTAGDSIKARILTHIHRGR